In one window of Polaromonas naphthalenivorans CJ2 DNA:
- a CDS encoding CobW family GTP-binding protein, protein MPLPVLPGVNKAPVDRIPVTLLTGFLGGGKTTLLNHWVHQPEMAGVAVLINEFGEIGIDHHLVDTVNDQMLLLESGCLCCSISGDLVAALKTLFARSARREIAPITRVVIETTGLADPVPVLYTLMEDPFVRARYVCDAVVTVISATHGLTQLRDFTEARRQVVMADRLLLSKCDQATTPELERLENELRTFNPHATQVRVRHGIADPGVLTGAGIYGKTDRPLSLGSWFGIEEEAGAVGEGRYLKHARAPRQRGVPVLHTQRVSSFVVTFEQAVPWYGFSVVMGQILRQHAAGLLRVKGLLRLQGEPRPQVIQCVQDLAYPPVHLTAWPTDSPFEDGRGRLVFIVRELEQAHIDAIRTALAHLPGDRAALRASATDWTLPTRCWLSRRVSVTAPDAVGHDAWVIQPRRFRAANSPNSRV, encoded by the coding sequence ATGCCCCTTCCTGTCCTGCCCGGCGTGAACAAGGCCCCGGTGGACCGCATTCCGGTGACGCTGCTGACCGGCTTCCTGGGCGGCGGCAAGACCACCTTGCTCAACCATTGGGTACACCAGCCAGAGATGGCTGGCGTCGCGGTGCTGATCAATGAGTTCGGCGAGATCGGCATTGACCACCATCTGGTGGACACCGTCAACGACCAGATGCTGCTGCTTGAGTCGGGCTGCCTGTGCTGCAGCATCAGTGGTGATCTGGTGGCCGCCTTGAAAACACTGTTCGCGCGCAGTGCCCGCCGTGAAATTGCACCGATCACGCGCGTGGTGATCGAGACCACCGGCCTGGCCGATCCGGTGCCGGTGCTCTACACCCTGATGGAAGACCCCTTCGTGCGCGCCCGCTATGTGTGCGATGCCGTGGTGACCGTCATCTCCGCCACCCACGGCCTGACCCAGCTGCGCGACTTCACGGAAGCCCGGCGGCAGGTGGTGATGGCGGACCGGCTGCTGCTCAGCAAATGCGACCAGGCCACCACGCCCGAGCTGGAGCGGCTCGAAAACGAGTTGCGCACCTTCAACCCGCACGCCACGCAGGTCCGCGTGCGCCACGGCATCGCGGACCCCGGCGTTCTCACGGGTGCCGGTATCTACGGCAAGACGGACAGGCCGCTCAGCCTGGGCTCCTGGTTCGGAATCGAAGAGGAAGCCGGCGCCGTGGGCGAAGGCCGCTACCTGAAGCATGCGCGCGCGCCGCGCCAGCGCGGCGTCCCGGTCCTGCACACCCAGCGCGTCAGCAGCTTCGTCGTTACTTTCGAGCAGGCCGTGCCGTGGTACGGCTTCTCGGTGGTGATGGGACAGATCCTGCGCCAGCACGCTGCCGGGCTCTTGCGCGTCAAGGGTCTGCTGCGCTTGCAGGGCGAGCCGCGCCCGCAGGTCATTCAATGCGTGCAAGACCTGGCCTATCCCCCGGTTCACCTGACGGCCTGGCCGACGGACAGTCCTTTCGAAGATGGTCGCGGGCGGCTGGTCTTCATCGTCCGCGAACTGGAGCAAGCACACATCGACGCGATTCGCACGGCGCTGGCCCATCTGCCCGGCGACCGCGCCGCGCTGCGGGCCAGCGCGACCGACTGGACGCTGCCAACGCGTTGCTGGCTGTCGCGGCGCGTGTCGGTCACGGCGCCGGATGCGGTCGGGCACGACGCCTGGGTGATCCAGCCACGCCGGTTTCGCGCCGCCAACAGCCCCAACAGCCGCGTGTGA
- a CDS encoding hydantoinase B/oxoprolinase family protein translates to MSNKSIAQGTALPSADEIQLIRKFLNDTTLFLGPDPEIMQNHDIMPRTDVEDACIHKVSDAHTVAKIRDRIQAGCDEGYEMVEQMGAAPGAKWGDVITGVYSASGDLAIASAGGVLIFSALVHHPIKFIIKNWINDPTVGVRDGDGFIHNDSRYGNVHNTDQSMIIPVFHDGKLVCWVASTVHEGENGAIEPGGMPSMAESPSDEGLKMSPFKVVENYQIKRDILTFLQNSVREPKLQYEDMKVKLFACLRIKQRIEETLNTDGPESLISTLRLTMENVRAEVKRRVSAWPDMTVRTYIIQDSTLRENCVVKINCKLTKTGDRLIFDFRGSSPEFTNRATNTIVAGLKGMLAQVFLCYVWPDLPRGQAAFAPIEVITDPHSIVNCSYDAPNSQSLMSIFTGFTAGQHAVAKFLYSCPEKYTKVHAPTFNMINTFVWGGVSQHGETLGNLCADLNGMGAGAVSDRDGEHALAPIFATMADIGEQELNEEEVPFLQLVSKKMTRDAIAPGKYRGGQGYTMMVATKDSDQWGFMTVCQGAKIPPLQGLFGGYACGTYPLCKVKDVDVYDVLLNKPHEFRHSIEEIMNERPFDEASYTTHHMGMGFEISKRGELFMISQGAGAGYGDLLERDPEAVVKDIEEGLMSPGVATRLYKVKFDPATLAIDHAATAALREQERQARRARGVPYAEFVKTWNQPRPPAHLQYFGCWGDDVGTLYSGHPELTHPADQPQPNYMTNPKDVRIAELESRLAALGGLKEEKQ, encoded by the coding sequence ATGAGCAACAAATCAATAGCACAAGGCACGGCCTTGCCCAGCGCGGACGAGATTCAATTGATCCGCAAATTCCTCAACGACACCACGCTGTTTCTGGGGCCGGACCCGGAGATCATGCAAAACCACGACATCATGCCGCGCACCGATGTCGAGGACGCCTGCATCCACAAAGTCAGCGATGCGCACACGGTGGCCAAGATCCGGGACCGCATCCAGGCCGGTTGCGATGAAGGCTACGAGATGGTGGAGCAGATGGGCGCGGCCCCCGGCGCCAAGTGGGGCGATGTGATCACCGGCGTGTACTCGGCCTCGGGCGACCTGGCCATTGCCAGTGCCGGTGGCGTCCTGATTTTCTCGGCCCTGGTGCATCACCCCATCAAGTTCATCATCAAGAACTGGATCAACGACCCCACGGTAGGTGTGCGGGATGGGGACGGCTTCATCCACAACGACTCCCGCTACGGCAACGTCCACAACACCGACCAGAGCATGATCATCCCCGTCTTTCACGACGGCAAGCTGGTCTGCTGGGTGGCCTCCACCGTGCACGAGGGCGAGAACGGCGCCATTGAGCCCGGAGGCATGCCCTCGATGGCCGAGAGCCCGAGCGATGAAGGCTTGAAGATGTCGCCGTTCAAGGTGGTGGAGAACTACCAGATCAAGCGCGACATCCTGACCTTCCTGCAAAACTCGGTGCGCGAACCCAAGCTGCAGTACGAGGACATGAAAGTCAAGCTGTTCGCCTGCCTGCGCATCAAGCAGCGCATCGAGGAGACGCTCAACACCGACGGCCCCGAGTCGTTGATCTCCACCTTGCGCCTGACGATGGAAAACGTGCGGGCCGAAGTCAAGCGCCGCGTCAGCGCCTGGCCCGACATGACGGTGCGCACCTACATCATCCAGGACTCCACCCTGCGCGAGAACTGCGTGGTGAAGATCAACTGCAAGCTCACCAAGACCGGCGACCGGCTGATCTTTGACTTCCGGGGCTCCAGCCCGGAATTCACCAACCGCGCCACCAACACCATCGTGGCCGGTCTCAAGGGCATGCTGGCGCAGGTGTTCCTGTGCTACGTCTGGCCGGACCTGCCGCGCGGCCAGGCGGCGTTTGCACCCATCGAGGTCATCACCGATCCGCACTCGATTGTCAACTGCTCCTACGATGCGCCGAACTCGCAGAGCCTGATGTCCATCTTCACCGGCTTCACGGCCGGCCAGCACGCGGTGGCGAAGTTTCTCTACAGCTGCCCCGAAAAGTACACCAAGGTTCACGCGCCGACCTTCAACATGATCAACACCTTCGTCTGGGGCGGTGTGAGCCAGCACGGCGAAACCCTTGGCAACCTGTGCGCCGACCTGAACGGCATGGGTGCCGGCGCGGTCTCGGACCGCGATGGCGAGCATGCCCTGGCGCCGATCTTTGCCACCATGGCCGACATTGGCGAGCAAGAACTCAATGAGGAGGAAGTGCCTTTCCTGCAGCTCGTCTCCAAGAAGATGACCCGCGACGCCATCGCCCCCGGCAAGTACCGGGGCGGACAGGGCTACACCATGATGGTGGCGACCAAGGACAGCGACCAGTGGGGCTTCATGACCGTCTGCCAGGGCGCCAAGATTCCGCCCCTGCAAGGCCTGTTCGGCGGCTATGCCTGCGGCACCTACCCGCTGTGCAAGGTCAAGGATGTGGATGTCTATGACGTGCTGCTCAACAAGCCGCACGAATTCAGGCACTCCATCGAGGAAATCATGAACGAGCGCCCGTTTGACGAGGCCAGCTACACCACCCACCACATGGGCATGGGCTTTGAAATCTCCAAGCGCGGCGAGCTGTTCATGATCTCCCAGGGGGCCGGCGCCGGGTATGGCGACCTGCTCGAACGCGACCCGGAAGCCGTGGTCAAGGACATCGAGGAAGGACTGATGTCTCCCGGCGTCGCCACGCGCCTGTACAAGGTGAAGTTCGACCCGGCCACGCTGGCGATTGACCACGCCGCCACGGCCGCACTGCGTGAGCAGGAGCGCCAGGCCCGCCGGGCGCGGGGCGTGCCGTATGCCGAGTTTGTCAAGACCTGGAATCAGCCCCGGCCGCCAGCCCATCTGCAGTACTTCGGCTGCTGGGGTGACGATGTGGGCACGCTGTACAGCGGGCATCCCGAGCTGACCCATCCGGCGGACCAGCCGCAGCCCAACTACATGACCAACCCCAAGGATGTGCGCATCGCCGAGCTGGAGAGTCGCCTGGCCGCCCTGGGCGGACTCAAGGAAGAAAAGCAATGA
- a CDS encoding hydantoinase/oxoprolinase family protein, which translates to MRRVSVDIGGTFTDCFVVWDGKYIEAKALTTHHNLALGFNEALGKANKVLGLELETILSQVDSVRYATTLGTNALIEHKGPKIGMLVTAGFEATVPLSRARGYGEGLDNLGQQDMPNAQRPDPLVLPHMIRGVRERMDFQGKLVMPLDEDDVRTQIRSLVDMGAEIIVVALVNSVVSPLHEQRIEEILQEEYPSHFLGAIPIILSHQVAGRKGEYVRATSAVVDGYLHSTMYHALSALEQNLRAHRYEKPMLVVHNSGGMAQLNSTDALQTIHSGPVSGIGASEHLAKQAGLGNVVATDMGGTSYDIGIVVDGGVKHYDFNPVIDRWLVSVPMVHLVTLGAGGGSIASYDRMYETVKCGPQSAGSDPGPACYDRGGMKPTVTDADLLLGYLDAKNYAGGSIPLNPRRAVAAIEDTLCDDLDCSVIEAALLIREKVDDNMANGLFTELRARGYDPKDFTMLAYGGNGPLHCCGIAQNLNIDKILAPPFSSVFSAVGAGNMHQLHIHEQSLYMVLYDSNTRHIFDDYARFNSIVAELKELGTQDLLRQGMPREQILHSLELDMRYGNQLVQTTAVIPKHEVHGPSDVLALIARFSEDYGKRFGEGSQAPEAGIRINTLRVAAYVQHETVQFEDIKPVDAIHRIKPPRPGSHRTCHFVGLAGEVQTPVWDRAAIEPGVEIAGPAIIASEVTTFLVNPGWNFVAARQGASWFLRA; encoded by the coding sequence ATGAGACGTGTATCTGTTGACATCGGTGGAACTTTCACCGACTGTTTCGTGGTCTGGGATGGTAAATACATCGAGGCCAAAGCACTCACCACCCACCACAACCTGGCGCTCGGCTTCAACGAAGCCCTGGGCAAAGCCAACAAGGTTCTTGGCCTGGAGCTGGAGACGATTCTGTCCCAGGTCGATTCGGTGCGCTATGCCACCACCCTGGGCACCAACGCCTTGATTGAGCACAAGGGTCCGAAAATCGGCATGCTCGTCACCGCCGGGTTTGAGGCCACCGTGCCCTTGAGCCGCGCACGGGGCTACGGCGAAGGCCTGGACAACCTGGGCCAGCAAGACATGCCCAACGCCCAGCGGCCTGATCCGCTGGTGCTGCCGCACATGATTCGCGGCGTGCGCGAGCGCATGGATTTTCAGGGCAAGCTGGTCATGCCGCTGGACGAAGACGACGTGCGCACGCAGATCCGGTCGCTGGTGGACATGGGCGCGGAAATCATCGTGGTCGCGCTGGTGAACTCGGTGGTCAGTCCGCTGCATGAGCAGCGCATCGAGGAAATCCTGCAGGAAGAGTATCCCTCCCATTTCCTGGGTGCGATTCCGATCATCCTGTCGCACCAGGTGGCAGGGCGCAAAGGCGAGTATGTGCGGGCCACGTCTGCGGTGGTGGACGGCTACCTGCACTCGACGATGTACCACGCGCTGTCCGCCCTGGAGCAAAACCTGCGTGCGCACCGCTATGAAAAACCGATGCTGGTGGTTCACAACTCGGGCGGCATGGCGCAGCTCAATTCCACCGATGCGCTGCAGACCATCCACTCCGGCCCGGTATCTGGTATCGGCGCCTCTGAACACCTGGCCAAGCAGGCTGGGCTGGGCAATGTGGTGGCCACCGACATGGGCGGAACCAGTTACGACATCGGCATTGTGGTGGATGGCGGCGTCAAGCACTATGACTTCAACCCGGTCATCGACCGCTGGCTGGTCTCGGTGCCCATGGTTCACCTGGTGACCCTGGGGGCTGGCGGCGGCTCCATTGCGAGCTATGACCGCATGTACGAGACCGTCAAGTGCGGACCACAGAGCGCAGGCTCCGATCCCGGCCCGGCTTGCTACGACCGGGGCGGCATGAAGCCGACCGTCACCGACGCCGACCTGCTGCTGGGCTACCTGGATGCGAAAAACTACGCAGGTGGGTCGATCCCGCTGAACCCGCGCCGTGCCGTCGCCGCCATCGAAGACACCCTGTGCGACGACCTGGACTGCTCGGTGATCGAAGCCGCCCTGCTGATCCGCGAAAAGGTGGACGACAACATGGCCAACGGCCTTTTCACCGAACTGCGCGCACGCGGTTACGACCCCAAGGACTTCACCATGCTGGCCTACGGCGGCAACGGCCCCTTGCATTGCTGCGGCATTGCCCAGAACCTGAACATCGACAAGATTCTGGCACCGCCCTTCAGCTCGGTATTTTCCGCCGTCGGGGCGGGCAATATGCACCAGTTGCACATCCATGAGCAGTCGCTGTACATGGTGCTCTACGACTCGAACACGCGCCACATTTTTGACGACTACGCGCGCTTCAACAGCATCGTGGCGGAACTGAAGGAACTCGGCACGCAAGACCTGCTGCGCCAGGGCATGCCGCGCGAGCAGATTCTGCACAGCCTGGAGCTGGACATGCGCTACGGCAACCAGTTGGTCCAGACCACGGCCGTGATTCCAAAACACGAGGTGCATGGCCCGTCCGATGTGCTGGCGCTGATCGCCCGCTTCTCGGAAGATTACGGCAAGCGCTTCGGCGAGGGCAGCCAGGCGCCAGAGGCGGGCATCCGCATCAACACGCTTCGCGTCGCCGCCTATGTGCAGCACGAAACAGTGCAGTTCGAGGACATCAAGCCAGTCGATGCCATTCATCGGATCAAGCCACCCAGGCCCGGCTCGCACCGCACCTGCCACTTCGTGGGCCTGGCCGGCGAAGTCCAAACGCCGGTGTGGGATCGCGCAGCCATAGAACCCGGCGTCGAGATTGCGGGGCCCGCCATCATCGCCTCGGAAGTCACCACTTTCCTGGTGAATCCGGGCTGGAACTTCGTGGCCGCCCGCCAGGGCGCCTCCTGGTTCCTGCGTGCCTGA
- a CDS encoding acetone carboxylase subunit gamma, with translation MKVLMTEYLRLDLDAEQWECRVCDHSIGSATKGYKEGLLVYNRDPREIHPPIIDPEQYRFTFSPDPEWVRILEYYCPHCGTMVETEYAIPGHPPLHDMEPSLPAMREQWARRQEIKDTVVGPAVSSDSDGHKH, from the coding sequence ATGAAAGTATTGATGACTGAATACTTGCGGCTGGACCTGGATGCCGAGCAGTGGGAATGCCGCGTCTGCGATCACTCGATTGGTTCCGCCACCAAGGGCTACAAGGAAGGCCTGCTGGTCTATAACCGCGATCCGCGCGAAATCCACCCGCCCATCATTGATCCCGAGCAGTACCGCTTCACCTTCAGCCCGGACCCGGAATGGGTGCGCATTCTGGAGTACTACTGCCCCCATTGCGGAACGATGGTCGAGACCGAATATGCCATCCCCGGCCATCCGCCCCTGCATGACATGGAACCCTCCCTGCCCGCCATGCGCGAACAGTGGGCACGGCGCCAGGAGATCAAGGACACCGTGGTGGGCCCGGCAGTCAGCAGCGACAGCGACGGCCACAAGCACTAA
- a CDS encoding hydantoinase/oxoprolinase family protein, whose translation MTLQINIDNGGTLTDICIRTDSSVMKTKVLTTPYDLSKCFFEGLQKASGVIYGAPDVKRLLEEVDLIRYSTTQGTNAICERKGQRLGLITDASAHDLPTRLAAHDPSLFQALVGERVVLLDAETVMGDAAEVEVVKAINALTAAGASRVVVSFCGKNFIEVEEKFRKVALRKYPRHLLGAVPMLYGSELSIDADLVRRTWTALINSFLHPAMEHFLFNAENRLRAYRTKNPLLIFRNDGDASRVAKTVAIKTYGSGPRGGMEGVKSFSRSYGFTDVISVDVGGTTSDIGQYLNGTVAEVRRGHVEGISVSFPLCEIMSAGVGGSSIFKVNHKKIVIGPESVGAVPGPACFGRGGQSATITDASLLCGLFDPKSYFGGGMGLDLDRAATAVMLNIATPMGLKLDAALQEMERAYEERIAQEVHLFTKVSKDSVLLAFGGAGPLNACGVAEKAGMTRVAIPKMAAVFSAYGIGACDVSQRYTIALSDRSQTGLEDGLATLGLKASRDMFAEGYAKGEYELESRLVATDRQGQEQSLVLGDAPQFPEQFSQAEILELEFVAIKRLREGSDTSTAFHTGAPAQSSATRNVLTRGQGRIDVPVYQLAKLTAGDHASGPAILEEDYFTCRVLDGWTFVISDCGDILLNKKD comes from the coding sequence ATGACTTTGCAAATCAACATCGATAACGGTGGGACGCTCACCGATATCTGCATACGGACCGACTCGTCGGTCATGAAGACCAAGGTGCTGACGACGCCCTACGATTTAAGCAAATGCTTTTTTGAAGGCTTGCAAAAAGCGTCCGGCGTCATTTACGGCGCACCGGATGTCAAGCGCCTGCTGGAGGAAGTGGACCTCATCCGCTACTCGACGACGCAAGGCACCAATGCCATTTGCGAGCGCAAGGGGCAACGCCTGGGCCTCATCACCGACGCCAGTGCGCACGACTTGCCAACCCGGCTGGCCGCGCATGACCCCAGCCTGTTTCAGGCACTGGTCGGTGAGCGCGTGGTCTTGCTGGATGCCGAAACCGTCATGGGTGACGCGGCCGAGGTTGAAGTGGTCAAGGCCATCAATGCCTTGACTGCGGCGGGCGCCAGCCGCGTCGTCGTCAGCTTTTGCGGCAAGAACTTCATTGAAGTGGAAGAGAAATTTCGCAAGGTGGCGCTTCGCAAATACCCGCGCCACCTGCTGGGCGCCGTGCCCATGCTGTATGGCAGCGAGCTGAGCATCGATGCCGACCTCGTGCGCCGCACCTGGACGGCGCTGATCAACTCCTTTCTCCATCCCGCGATGGAGCATTTTTTGTTCAACGCCGAAAACCGCCTGCGCGCCTATCGCACCAAAAATCCATTGCTCATCTTCCGCAATGACGGCGATGCGTCGCGGGTCGCCAAGACGGTCGCGATCAAGACCTACGGCTCGGGTCCGCGCGGCGGCATGGAAGGGGTCAAGTCGTTCTCCAGAAGCTATGGTTTCACGGACGTGATTTCGGTGGATGTCGGCGGCACCACCTCCGATATCGGCCAGTACCTCAATGGCACCGTGGCCGAAGTGCGGCGTGGCCACGTCGAAGGCATCAGCGTCTCGTTCCCCTTGTGCGAGATCATGAGCGCCGGGGTGGGGGGCAGCTCGATTTTCAAGGTGAACCACAAAAAAATCGTGATCGGTCCTGAAAGCGTGGGCGCGGTTCCTGGCCCCGCCTGCTTCGGCCGGGGCGGGCAGTCGGCGACCATCACCGATGCCAGCCTGCTCTGCGGACTGTTCGATCCCAAGTCCTACTTTGGCGGCGGAATGGGGCTGGACCTTGACCGCGCCGCCACCGCAGTGATGCTCAACATCGCCACGCCAATGGGTTTGAAGCTCGACGCCGCACTGCAGGAAATGGAGCGTGCCTACGAGGAAAGAATCGCCCAGGAGGTGCATCTCTTCACCAAGGTGTCCAAGGATTCCGTGCTGCTGGCTTTTGGCGGCGCCGGGCCGCTCAATGCCTGCGGTGTCGCGGAAAAAGCGGGCATGACACGGGTCGCCATTCCCAAGATGGCCGCCGTGTTCAGCGCCTATGGCATCGGCGCTTGCGATGTTTCGCAACGCTACACGATTGCGCTCAGCGACCGCAGCCAGACCGGCCTCGAAGACGGGCTGGCGACATTGGGCCTGAAGGCGTCGCGCGACATGTTTGCCGAGGGCTACGCCAAAGGCGAGTACGAGCTTGAGTCCCGCCTGGTAGCCACCGACAGGCAGGGGCAGGAACAATCCCTGGTGCTCGGCGACGCGCCTCAATTCCCGGAACAATTTTCCCAGGCAGAGATTCTCGAACTGGAATTTGTCGCCATCAAGCGCCTGCGCGAGGGCTCCGACACTTCCACCGCTTTCCATACAGGCGCACCGGCCCAATCCAGCGCCACGCGCAATGTGCTCACACGCGGACAGGGTCGCATCGACGTGCCGGTTTACCAGCTGGCCAAGCTCACGGCGGGCGATCACGCCAGCGGCCCCGCCATCCTCGAAGAGGACTACTTCACCTGCCGGGTGCTGGACGGATGGACCTTCGTCATCAGCGACTGCGGTGACATCTTGTTGAACAAAAAGGACTAA
- a CDS encoding sigma-54-dependent Fis family transcriptional regulator codes for MPISISKQMFSLPENDGRIMSVWEDFLNGTETNSSALRHLIDESWRRCQHASVDPNRAQAPVPMAGQSLHTLLDYCAELLDVSAPVMALARDFLAETGTVMVLTDPRGTVLNMEGDSTTLDAAENLHLITGADWSESSCGTNAIGTTLAIGQPVQIHSAEHYCEGIKRWSCSATVIRDPLDGRTLGALDVSGLNDSYGRHNLALVVSTAARIESQLAKSELDIRYSLLEACVGRISDNSGDGVILFDRRGRAIKANGKATLMLGELEGLHGSSSSARLAEIRIGNDLASAQLPAWAKEEFLEPVMLNGRQVGTLLTLPNRRQRSNGTSWSIPVPIAAPADKSFERIIGQSEVIKQTIFRARQLAKSRVPVLLSGETGVGKEVFARGIHEANADKNAPFIALNCGGFSRELLTSELFGHVEGSFTGAKRGGMTGKIEAANGGTLFLDEIGEMPMDLQPYFLRVLEEGEVHRLGETRPRKVNFRLIAATHRDLRKEIRNGNFRMDLFYRVSVTSVNIPSLRERAEDIPLLAEHYLKLLSRQHGIENVTMSAGVIKRLMNYEWPGNIRELKNAVESMLLTSQHSVISEFDLSPEILGHGAENTFSPGDDGPHGNDFTRFKQAERTALLNAIRQCNGNVSAVARNLGIAKSTVYLMLKRFDLEGLVSASRHSTAPYTPL; via the coding sequence ATGCCAATCAGCATCTCAAAGCAAATGTTTTCATTGCCAGAAAACGATGGCCGCATCATGTCCGTGTGGGAAGATTTCCTGAACGGGACCGAAACGAATTCGAGCGCTCTGCGGCATCTGATCGACGAGTCATGGCGGCGATGCCAGCACGCCAGCGTGGATCCCAACCGCGCCCAGGCGCCAGTACCAATGGCAGGGCAATCGCTGCACACACTGCTGGACTATTGCGCGGAATTGCTTGATGTGAGTGCGCCAGTGATGGCGCTGGCGCGGGATTTCCTGGCGGAGACGGGTACGGTCATGGTCCTCACAGATCCGCGAGGGACTGTTTTAAACATGGAAGGTGATTCCACGACCCTGGATGCCGCTGAAAATTTGCATTTGATCACCGGGGCCGACTGGAGCGAGTCGTCTTGTGGCACGAATGCGATTGGAACCACTTTGGCAATCGGCCAGCCAGTTCAGATCCATTCAGCTGAACATTACTGCGAAGGCATCAAACGATGGTCGTGTTCTGCCACGGTCATCCGTGATCCTCTGGATGGCAGAACGCTAGGCGCGCTTGACGTGTCAGGATTGAATGATTCCTATGGTCGCCACAACCTGGCTTTGGTGGTGTCCACGGCGGCTCGCATTGAAAGCCAGCTGGCCAAGTCGGAACTCGATATCCGCTACAGCTTGCTGGAGGCTTGTGTCGGCCGTATTTCTGACAATTCTGGAGATGGCGTCATCCTGTTCGACCGTCGAGGCCGGGCGATCAAGGCCAATGGAAAGGCGACACTGATGCTGGGCGAACTGGAAGGACTGCATGGCAGCTCGTCGAGCGCGCGACTGGCCGAAATCAGGATCGGAAATGACCTCGCGTCCGCTCAGCTCCCCGCCTGGGCGAAAGAAGAATTCCTGGAGCCGGTCATGCTCAACGGGCGGCAAGTCGGCACCTTGTTGACCTTGCCCAATCGCCGTCAACGCTCCAATGGCACAAGCTGGTCCATTCCTGTTCCCATTGCCGCCCCCGCCGATAAATCCTTCGAGCGCATCATCGGCCAGTCCGAAGTCATCAAGCAGACCATTTTCCGCGCCCGGCAACTGGCCAAATCGCGGGTGCCCGTACTTCTATCTGGCGAAACCGGGGTGGGCAAAGAAGTGTTCGCGCGCGGAATCCATGAAGCCAACGCCGACAAAAATGCACCGTTCATCGCATTGAACTGTGGCGGCTTCTCGCGCGAATTGCTGACGAGCGAGCTGTTCGGTCACGTCGAAGGCTCGTTTACCGGCGCCAAGCGAGGCGGGATGACAGGCAAGATCGAAGCGGCCAATGGCGGAACCCTCTTTCTGGACGAAATAGGTGAGATGCCGATGGACCTTCAACCCTATTTTCTACGCGTGCTTGAGGAGGGGGAAGTTCATCGACTGGGTGAAACCCGGCCGCGCAAAGTGAATTTTCGCCTGATCGCAGCAACCCACCGTGATTTGAGAAAGGAAATACGCAATGGCAATTTCCGCATGGACCTTTTCTATCGCGTCTCGGTCACCAGTGTGAATATCCCTTCGCTTCGGGAGCGGGCCGAGGACATTCCTCTGCTGGCTGAGCACTACCTGAAACTGCTGTCCCGCCAGCACGGCATTGAAAATGTGACGATGTCAGCGGGTGTCATCAAGCGATTGATGAATTACGAGTGGCCGGGCAATATTCGCGAGTTGAAAAACGCGGTGGAAAGCATGCTGCTGACCAGCCAACACAGCGTGATCTCCGAGTTTGATCTTTCGCCCGAAATTCTTGGCCATGGAGCCGAGAATACGTTTTCGCCTGGAGACGATGGGCCGCATGGCAACGATTTCACACGCTTCAAGCAGGCCGAGCGCACTGCCCTGCTGAACGCCATCCGGCAATGCAATGGAAACGTGTCGGCAGTGGCCCGCAATCTGGGAATCGCAAAGAGCACGGTTTACCTCATGCTGAAGAGATTCGACCTTGAAGGCCTGGTAAGCGCATCACGGCACAGCACCGCGCCCTACACGCCGCTCTGA